The genomic stretch GGGAAGCGGTGAAAAGCGGAGTACATCGGACTCCGTTTGTTTTTATTAAGCCGTTTCATCACATTTGAAACGGCTTTTTTGATTTTAAAGAATAGGAGCGGATTTACATTGGATCAACAAATATACTCTTTGCAAAAAAAAGTGGAAGAACATAAGGAGGAGCTTATTCAGCTTGCGAAAACGCTGATTTCTTATCAAACACCTGCTCCGCCTGCAAGAAATACAGAGGGCATTCAGTCTTGGATTGCGGGATATTTAAATGAATTGGGATTCTCGATCGACAAATGGGATGTGTACCCTGGAGATCCCAATGTTGTAGGGAAGCTAAAAGGAACAGATTCAGCAGATTATTATAGCCTGATTATCAATGGCCATGTAGATGTGGCAGAGGTAAAAGAGGATGAAGAATGGAAGCACGATCCGTTTCATCCCATTGAAAAAAACGGTCTCTTAATCGGGCGAGGCGCTTCCGATATGAAGGGCGGAATGGCTTGTGTGCTGTTTGCTGTCAAATTAATTCGTGAAGCAAGCATTGAACTTCCAGGTGATCTGATTCTGCAATCGGTTATTGGGGAGGAAGTTGGAGAGGCCGGCACACTTGAATGCTGCAAGAGGGGCTACCACGCTGATTTTGCAATTGTCGCGGATACGAGCGATATGCATATTCAAGGCCAAGGCGGTGTCATTACAGGCTGGATCGAAATCAAAAGCAGTCAAACATTTCATGATGGAACGAGACGGAATATGATTCATGCAGGCGGAGGAACATTCGGAGCAAGCGCAATTGAAAAAATGGCAAAAATCATTGCGGGGCTCGGTGAACTTGAGCGCCACTGGTCTATTATGAAAAGTTATCCCGGTTTTAAACCAGGCACAAATACGATTAACCCGGCAGTTATAGAAGGCGGCAGACATGCGGCTTTTATAGCGGACGAATGCCGGCTGTGGATCACAGTCCATTTTTATCCGAATGAAACCCATGACCAAGTGGCAGCGGAAATAGAAGATTACGTCAATCGGCTGAGTGACAGTGATATTTGGCTTAGGGAAAACCGCCCTGTATTCAAGTGGGGAGGCTCATCTATGATAGAAGACAGGGGAGAAATTTTTCCGGCATTGGAAGTTGACCCTGGCCACCCAGGCGTCTTAGCGCTAACTGCCTCTCATCAGAAAGTGAAACGGGAGTGTCCAATTATTGACGTTTCTCAATCAGTTACAGATGGCGGATGGCTGTATGATGCCGGTATTCCATGCGTAATATACGGTCCTGGAGATCTGCACAATGCACACTCTGTGAACGAGAAGGTATCGATTGAGCAGCTAGTAGAGTATACAAAAATTATACTCGATTTTATCATCAGCTGGTGCAGCCGGAAAAAAGAACAATGACATGAAAATTTCTTCTTGCTGACAAGGTTCAGCCTGCCCGTTCATATACTTGAACAAAAGGACGGAAAAAGGACGTGATGGAATGATCAGCATTTCAGAATTTCAGGTAAAGGATGTCGTCAATGTCTCAAACGGAAAAAAGCTGGGGAGTATTGGTGATATTGATATCAATGTGACCACTGGAAAAATTCAGGCGATCATACTCGGAGGAAATGGGAAAGTTCTCGGATTTTTTGGAAAAGAAGAGGAATTGGTCATTCCATGGCGAAATATAGTAAAAATCGGGGAAGATGTAATCTTAGTCCGATTAAGTGAACCACATGCATAAACCTGCTTGTCTGCCGCAGATTGGCAAATGCCGGAAGTCTCGATTCTTCCGGCACATTTCATTTAGAAATATGCAAATCGGCGCTCAACGAATGCAGTAAGATGTGGTAAAATAAGTGGGAAATTCCGCTTTTTTAAATGTTTGTCGAAAGGTTGGATCATCATGAATACATATCACCCATTCAGTCTTACCACACCCTCGACACTCATGATACAAGACTGGGCTCAAACGAATCAAAACAACAAAGAGGTCATTGCCGGATTTACGACAAAAAACGGCGGTGTCAGCCAAAAGCCTTTTGAATCGTTAAATACAGGATTGCACGTTCATGACAAAGATGCAGATGTAGTTAAAAATCGTGAATATATTGCCGATATGTTTAATACTGATTTGCAGTCTTGGGTATTCGCTGATCAGACACATGATAATCGCGTTCAGAAAGTGACGCAGAGGGATAGGGGAAAAGGCGCCCGTGAGTATCACACGGCTCTAAAAGCAACGGACGGGATCTATACAAATGAAAAAAATGTATTTTTAGCATTATGCTTTGCTGATTGTGTGCCTCTTTTCTTTTATGATCCGGTTAAGTCGCTTGTCGGAGTCGCCCATGCCGGGTGGAAAGGCACCGTCAAACAGATTGGCAGAGAAATGGTGAAGCAATGGACTGAGAAGGAAGGTTCAAATCCCTCAGATATTTACGCTGTTATTGGCCCGTCTATCAGCGGAGCATGCTATACGGTAGACGACCGCGTCATGGATGCTGTCCGCGCATTGCCGGTTTCAGCAGACCTTGCCGCCAATCAGACGGCAAAGGCACAATATCAGCTTGATCTGAAAGAGCTGAACCGTCTTATACTGATGGACAGCGGTTTGGCAAGTGAACAAATTTCTGTCAGCGGTTTATGCACGGAAAGCGAGCCGTCTCTTTTCTATTCTCATCGCCGCGATCAGGGGAAAACTGGACGGATGATGTCCTTTATCGGAATGAAGGAGGCATAAAAGATCTTGCGTGTTGTTGATAATTTACGACATATAAACGAACGAATAAACGAAGCATGTAACAGATCGGGCCGCAGCTCCGATGAAGTTACGGTTATTGCAGTCACAAAATATGTATCACCTGAAAGAGCACAGGAGGCAGTAGATGCTGGCATCACCTGCCTCGGAGAGAATCGGGATGCGGAACTGCTCCGCAAACAGGAATTGATGAAAGGGAATCCGGAATGGCATTTTATCGGCAGTCTGCAATCAAGAAAAGCAAAATCTGTCGTCAATTCGGTTTCCTATATCCATTCCCTAGACCGGCTCTCATTAGCGAAAGAAATTGAAAAACGGGCTGAAGGTACTGTACGATGCTTTGTGCAGGTCAATACCTCTCTTGAGCCTTCTAAACATGGCATGAAAAAAGAAGAAGTCATTCCATTCATACAGGAGCTTTCCGGTTTCGAACATATCCTTGTTGCCGGGCTGATGACAATGGCTCCGCTGACTGATGATCAAGATCAGATCAGAAGCTGTTTCAGGTCGCTGAGAGAACTCCGTGACCAGGTTCAGAAGCTGAACCAGCCGAACGCTCCGTGTACTGAACTGTCGATGGGCATGTCAAATGATTTTGAAATTGCAATTGAAGAAGGAGCTACTTATATTAGAATCGGCTCATCGTTAGTCGGAAATGAAACAGGGGGTGTACAGCAATGAGTATGAAAAATAAACTGAAAAACTTTTTCTCAATGGAAGATGAAGAATACGAATATGAATATATTGAGACAGAGCGGGAATCTCATGAGGAGCATGAGCAAAAAGAAAAGCCGGCTTACAACGGGAATAAACCTGCGGGCAAACAGAATGTAGTGAGCTTGCAAAGTGTTCAGAAATCCTCTAAAGTGGTGTTGAGTGAGCCGCGCGTTTATGCGGAGGCGCAGGAAATAGCCGACCATTTGAAGAACCGGCGGGCAGTTGTCGTCAATCTTCAGCGGATACAGCATGACCAGGCGAAGCGGATTGTTGACTTTTTAAGCGGAACCGTTTATGCCATTGGCGGCGATATTCAAAGAATCGGCTCAGATATTTTCCTCTGCACGCCTGACAACGTAGATGTATCAGGCACAATTTCTGAGCTCATATCTGAAGACGAACATCAGAGGTGGTAAAGCGAGATGATCCTTTATCAAGTTTTTTCGGTTTTAAGCTTATTAATCACAATATACTCATTTGCCCTGATCATATATATTTTTATGTCATGGGTGCCGAGTACGAGGGAAACAGCAGTCGGGCGTTTTTTGGCTTCGATTTGTGAACCATATCTCGAACCATTCAGAAAAATCATCCCTCCGATTGCAATGCTGGATATTTCACCAATCGTAGCAATACTTGTGCTTCGGTTTGCGACAACCGGCTTGTGGGGACTTTATCGCATGATTGCGTTTTAATGTGACAGTTTGATAGGGGCTTGGCAGCAGCCAAGCCTCTTTACATAGAAGGGAAAGACGATGAGCGATATATATCAGCACTTCAGAAAAGACGAGCGGGCCTTTATTGATCAAGCGCTCGAATGGAAAAGAATTGTCCAGGAGCAGTACCGGATGAAGCTGACCGACTTTTTAGATCCCCGAGAGCAGGTCATCCTCTCTGCTGTTACGGGACAGGCAGATGTCGGGCTTGCCTTTTCCGGCGGCTATGACAGAGCGGAGCGGAAACGGGCGATTCTGTTTCCAGAGTACATTACTCCGGAAGAATCAGATTTTGAACTGCAGGCGTTTAACGTCCGTTATGCTGACAAGTTTGTCTCAGTAGATCATCGTTCTCTGCTTGGTGCATTAATGGGCATAGGATTAAAGCGGCAAAAATTCGGTGACATCGTGTTTTCTGAGACAGCAGTGCAATTGATTGTCTCAGCCGATACCGCTGATTTTGTGGCTGCACAGCTGACCCAAGCAGGCAAAGCGGCGGTCAGCCTAGAGAAAATCGACTTGTCAGACCTTAACATTCCAGCAGTTGATGTCGAAATAAGAGATGACACGGTTTCTTCTTTAAGGCTTGACGCCGTCTGCGCCTCTATGAGCAGGCAATCCCGCCAGAAATCACAGACGCTTGTGAAAAACGGCCTTGTGAAAGTGAACTGGAAGGTGGTTGAAGATCCTTCATACATAGTCGCGGAAGGGGACATGCTGTCTATCAGAGGTTTTGGCCGGTGCAGCTTAACAAAAATCGAAGGAAAAACCAAAAAAGACAAATGGAGAGTTACGTTTGAACGACAAAAATAGTCGGTTTTTCAGTTTTTTTCTCCATCTGTGCGAAATTTGTTTTATAATGTGAACTAGATAACCGTACTGAAATGTAAAAATGGAGGTGGCATCATGCCATTAACGCCAAATGATATTCACAACAAGACGTTTACAAAAAGTTTTCGCGGATATGATGAAGATGAAGTAAATGAATTCCTAGCCCAAGTCAGAAAAGATTACGAAATTGTTCTCCGCAAGAAAACTGAGCTTGAAGCGAAAGTCAATGAGCTTGATGAAAGAATCGGACACTTTGCCAATATTGAGGAGACATTGAATAAATCAATTTTAGTTGCTCAAGAAGCGGCTGAAGACGTAAAACGCAATTCTCAAAAAGAAGCAAAGCTGATCGTTCGGGAAGCGGAGAAAAACGCTGATCGCATTATCAACGAATCGTTATCAAAATCAAGAAAAATTGCAATGGAAATTGAAGAGCTGAAAAAACAGTCTAAAGTGTTCAGAACACGTTTCCAAATGCTGATTGAAGCTCAGCTTGATCTTCTGAAAAATGACGATTGGGATCATCTCCTTGAGTATGAAGTCGACGCTGTATTTGAGGAAAAGGAATAAATTCTCTGATTATCTTGACATTTTCTTAGCTTGTCGAATATAATACGTTCATAAATTCAGATGAAAAAACGGTTGAAAGGGACAGTCATGTTTCCTTCAGGCCTTCATAGCGACCCGGAGATGGTGAGAGTCCGGGATGGCCGGAATCATGTAGATCAGCCCTTTAGTTTCCTTGCTGAACTCACAGTAGGTTAGGACGTTCATCACGTTACGATGCTCAAGAGGAAAAAGTGTATGCTTGCTTTTTCTAAAAGGGTGGTACCGCGAGATAAGCTTTCTCGTCCCTTATGGGATGAGAGGGCTTTTTTTATTTTCTGAAAAAATGCAGTGGAGGAATGAAAATGGATTTTAAAGACACGCTCTTAATGCCGAAAACAGATTTCCCGATGCGTGGAAATTTGCCAAACCGTGAGCCTGACATTCAAAAAAAATGGGAGGAAGAAGATATCTACCGTCTTGTTCAGGAACGGACGAAAGACCGCCCGAAATTTGTTTTACATGACGGACCTCCGTATGCAAACGGCGACATCCATATGGGCCATGCACTTAACAAGATTTTGAAAGACTTCATTGTCCGCTATAAATCAATGAGCGGCTACAACGCACCGTATGTGCCGGGCTGGGATACACACGGATTGCCAATTGAAACAGCTCTGACAAAAAACAAAAAGGTCAACCGCAAAGAAATGTCAGTAGCGGAATTCCGCAAACTATGCGAAGAGTACGCTTGGAAGCAAATCGAGGGACAGCGTGAGCAATTCAAACGTCTTGGTGTCCGCGGTGACTGGGAAAACCCATATGTGACATTAAAACCGGAATACGAAGCGCAGCAAATCCGCGTATTTGGTGAAATGGCAAAACGAGGCTACATTTACAAAGGCCTTAAACCGGTTAACTGGTCACCTTCAAGTGAGTCTGCTCTGGCTGAAGCCGAGATCGAATATCAAGATAAACGTTCAGCATCTATTTACGTCGCTTTTGGTGTAAAAGACGGAAAAGGCGTTCTTGAAAACGGCGAGCGCATCATCATTTGGACAACAACGCCGTGGACAATTCCGGCGAACCTCGGAATCTCAGTGCACCCTGATCTTGAGTACAGCGTGATTGCAGTAGGTGAAGACCGCTTTGTTGTAGCAAGTGCCTTAGTCGAAAATGTTGCATCGGCATGCGGATTTGATCAGTATGAAGTGACAAGAACGGTCAAAGGGAAAGACCTTGAGAACATTATCGCTGAACACCCGCTATATGGCAGAGACTCTCTCGTTATGCTTGGTGAACACGTAACAACTGATGCCGGAACAGGCTGTGTTCATACAGCGCCTGGACATGGGGAAGATGACTTTATCATCGGCCAAAAATACGGTTTAGATGTGCTTTGCCCGGTCGATGAAAAAGGTGTAATGACAAGCGAAGCTCCTGGCTTTGAAGGCATGTTCTATGATGATGCAAACAAAGCGATCACACAGCAGCTTGATGAAAAAGGCGCACTTGTGAAGCTTGAATTCATTACTCATTCTTATCCGCATGATTGGAGAACAAAAAAACCAACCATTTTCAGAGCAACAGCGCAATGGTTTGCGTCTATTAAAGATTTCAGATCAGACCTGCTGGATGCCATTAAAGAAACCAAATGGGTTCCTGAATGGGGCGAGCAGCGTTTGCACAACATGGTTCGGGACCGCGGAGACTGGTGTATTTCCAGACAGCGTGCGTGGGGTGTGCCGATTCCGGTATTTTACGCTGAAAACGGAGAACCGGTTATTACAGATGAAACCATTGAACATGTTTCTGAATTGTTCAGACAGCATGGATCAAACATTTGGTTTGAAAAAGAAGCAAAGGATCTTCTTCCGGAAGGCTTTACGCATCCTGGCAGCCCGAACGGCACATTTACAAAAGAACAGGATATCATGGATGTTTGGTTTGATTCAGGCTCTTCACATCAAGCAGTGCTTGAAGAACGTGATGACCTCGTTCGCCCGGCTGATCTATACCTAGAGGGATCTGACCAATATCGCGGCTGGTTTAACTCTTCTCTTTCTACAGCAGTAGCCGTAACAGGGAAAGCGCCGTATAAAGGTGTGCTCAGCCATGGGTTCGCACTGGATGGAGAAGGACGTAAGATGAGTAAATCAATCGGTAACGTTGTTGTTCCGGCTAAAGTCATGAAACAGCTTGGTGCCGACATCTTAAGATTATGGGTATCTTCAGTGGATTATCAGGCGGACGTTCGCGTGTCTGACGCCATTCTGAAGCAGGTTGCGGAAGTATATCGTAAAATCCGCAACACGTTCCGTTTCCTTCACGGCAACCTTTTCGATTTTGATCCAAAAACAAATGCGGTGGCTGTCGAAGATCTTCGCGAAGTGGATCAGTATATGCTGATTAAGCTGAACAAGCTGATTGATAAAGTGAAAAAAGCGTATGATGAGTACGAATTTGCGGTTGTGTATCACAGCATTCATAATTTCTGCACAATCGAATTGAGCTCATTCTACCTTGATTTTGCAAAAGATATTGTCTACATCGAGCATGCGGATCATCCGGATAGACGCAGCATGCAGACAGTATTCTACGAAACGCTTCTTGCATTAGTGAAGCTTTCAGCGCCTATCCTTCCACATACGGCAGACGAATTGTGGTCTCATTTAACATTTGTTGAAGAGCAGAGCGTTCAGTTGACCGATATGCCGGAAACAATCACGGTTCCAAACAGTGAAGCGACTGAAGAAAAATTTGACCGCTTTATGGCTCTTCGTGATGACGTGTTAAAAGCATTAGAAACTGCGCGAAATGAAAAAATTATCGGTAAATCTTTGGAAGCAAACCTGAAATTGTATCCAAACAAAGAAAACAAGGAGCTCTTGGCTTCCATAAAAGAAAACCTTTCTCAGCTGTTTATTGTGTCTGAACTGACAATCAGCGAAGAAAATGAAGCGCCGAACGATGCGCAAAGCTTTGCGACGGGTAAAATCGCTGTCGAGAAAGCGGAAGGCGAAATGTGTGAGAGATCTCGTGTGATTTCAAAAGATGTAGGGGCAAATCCGAAATATCCTACACTTTCATTACGCAACGCTGAAATCGTTGAAAAATACTATCAAAAATAATGCAAAAGAGCCCGGCGTAAAAGCCGGGCTTTTTTTGTGCCAAGAGTGACATCCTTTAGAACGAAAGGAAAAATCTTATGGGCTTTAGATCATCATTCACAGGCAACAATAAAGATACTACGTTAAGAGCAGGAGTTGTGAAGAATGAATGATCAACTGACCGCAATTTATACGGAACTTCTTCTGATGAAAGAAGAATTACAGTCGAGATTATTTGAGTATTCTTGCTTTCAGGTTTCTACAAGCCCGCAAGCAGCAATCAATCAAAAACAAAAAGCAACTCTGATCTATCATATTAAAGAAGAACTTCAAGACGTTCTCCTTGCATTGTCCAAAATCGAAAACGGCACATTCGGATACTGTGAAGAAACTGGGGCCCCCATTCCTCTTGCAAAGCTGGCAGTGCTGCCGACGGCCCGAACAGCAAACGATTTTCTTTATTCTGTCCAATTTGAGAAAAAAACGCTTCCGATATGGAAATCAACGGATATCGAATATGGTCAGGCACTGTATGAATAACAGTGTCTGTCCGGTTAATATGCCTGATATTTCTTTACTCCAGTGCTTTTTATTGATAAAATGCATAATGGATTAAAGTAACCGTAAACTGGAGGAACGTTTGTGCTGTATTATATGATTGCACTACTTATTATTGCAGCCGATCAATTGACAAAATGGCTAGTTGTTAAGAACATGGAACTTGGCCAAAGCATTCCGATCATTGATCAGGTATTCTATATCACCTCCCATCGCAATACGGGTGCTGCATGGGGGATATTAGCGGGTCAAATGTGGTTTTTCTACCTCATAACAACCGCTGTTATTATTGGTATTGTTTATTACATACAGCGTTATACAAAGGGACAAAGGCTTCTTGGCGTTGCCCTCGGACTTATGCTTGGCGGTGCCATCGGCAACTTTATCGATCGGGCTGTCAGACAGGAAGTTGTGGATTTTATCCATGTTATTATTGTCAATTACAATTACCCGATATTTAACATCGCGGACTCTTCACTATGTGTCGGCGTAATGCTTTTATTTATACAAATGCTGTTGGACAGCGGGAAAAAGAAAAAGGAGCAATAGCATGAATCAAATTGATATAACCGCTTCAGAAGAACAAAAAAGTGAGCGGATTGATAAATTTTTGGCATCGACTGAGAATGATTGGTCAAGAACCCAGGTTCAGCAATGGGTAAAAGACGGACAGGTTGTCGTGAACGGAAGCGCGGTGAAAGCGAATTATAAAATTCAGCCGGGTGATCAGGTGACCGTCACTGTACCTGAACCGGAAGCGCTCGACGTCCTGGCAGAGCCTATGGATCTGGATATTTATTATGAGGACCAGGATGTGCTGGTCGTCAACAAACCTCGCGGAATGGTTGTTCACCCAGCACCCGGGCATCTTACGGGCACACTTGTAAACGGTCTTATGGCTCATTGCACAGACCTTTCCGGAATAAATGGTGTGATGCGCCCGGGTATTGTTCACAGAATCGATAAGGACACGTCCGGTTTATTAATGGTGGCGAAAAATGATATGGCGCACGAGTCACTCGTAAACCAATTGGTCAACAAAACGGTCACGCGGAAATATACGGCGGTTGTCCACGGGCTTATTTCTCATGATGACGGCACAATTGACGCGCCGATCGGACGGGATAAAAAAGACCGTCAAAGCATGACTGTGACACGTGATGGCAAAAACGCTGTCACTCATTTTCATGTGCTTGAGCGTTTTCAGGATTTTACGTTAGTGGAGTGCCAGCTTGAAACAGGGAGAACCCATCAAATTCGTGTTCATATGAAATATATCGGATTCCCATTAGCAGGCGATCCGAAATACGGCCCAAGAAAAACAATCGACTTTAATGGCCAAGCGCTTCACGCGGGAGTTTTAGGTTTTGACCATCCACGAACAGGAGAATATGTCGAATTTGAAGCGCCGCTTCCCGAGGATATGGCAGAATTAATCGAAAACCTCAGAAAAAACGGTTGACAGAGGGTTTCTTTTCTGAAATAATAAACGAAGCTGAATAGATTCTTTAAAACAGTCCAGAGAGGCTGAGAAGGATAACGGATAGACGGGATGCGTGTATAGGCGCGCACCTTGTCCTAAAACCCCTCTATGCTCTGGCAGGAGGGGTTTTTTCTTCTATATGAACTGTGAGGTGTCACACATTGAATCAAAAAGCTGTCATTCTCGACGAACAGGCAATTAGACGGGCGCTGACCAGGATTGCTCACGAAATGATCGAACGCAATAAAGGAATGAATAACTGCATTCTTGTCGGCATTAAGACAAGAGGGATTTACCTGGCAAAACGCCTTGCGGAACGCATTGAACAGATTGAGGGAAATCCTGTTACAGTCGGTGAAATTGATATTACTCTTTACAGAGATGATCTTTCTAAAAAAACAAGCAACGATGAACCGCTTGTAAAAGGTGCAGATATTCCGGTAGATATTACAGATCAAAAAGTCATTCTCGTTGATGATGTTCTGTATACCGGAAGAACAGTCAGAGCAGGAATGGATGCGCTTGTTGATGTAGGCAGACCTTCCTCCATTCAGCTTGCAGTGCTTGTGGACAGAGGACACCGGGAGCTGCCGATCCGAGCGGATTATATCGGGAAAAACATCCCGACATCAAAGTCTGAAAAGGTTATGGTACAGCTTGATGAGGTAGACCAAAACGATCTCGTCGCCATTTATGAAAACGAATAATAGATCACCTTTTTAAGGGCAATCCAGAGAGGTTGCAAAGAGGTGCACAACAAAGGCCCAAAAAGTATTCGGCAGGTCTTTGTATGCCTCTTTGCGTAAAAAAGCAAAGAGGTTTTTTTATACAGTCATTGAGTCATCCTAAAATGAAAGTCAACAATCAGGGGGAAATCATCATGAGTAAGAAAAAAGTAAATTTAGGGGTCAGGGATGTCCCGACACCTTTCTCTTGGGTTTCATTCAGCCTTCAGCATTTGTTTGCCATGTTTGGCTCAACCATTTTGGTTCCGAAGCTCGTCGGAATGAGTCCTGCTGTGGCGTTGGTGACAAGCGGCATCGGAACACTGGCGTACCTTCTTATTACCAAAGGACAAATTCCGGCGTATCTCGGTTCATCCTTCGCCTTTATTTCTCCGATCATTCTGGTAAAAGCGACCGGCGGGCCGGGAGCGGCAATGGTTGGAGCGTTTCTTGCAGGGCTGGTGTACGGGCTGATTGCCTTATTGATTAGGCAGCTTGGAACAGGATGGCTGATGAAGATTCTCCCGCCTGTAGTCGTAGGGCCTGTTATTATCGTCATCGGGCTGGGACTGGCAAGCACTGCAGTAAACATGGCGATGTATGCTGATCCGAACGCGAGTGAGTTGGTCTACAGCTTAAAGCACTTTAGTGTCGCAGGAGTTACGCTGGCAATTACGATTATTTGTGCGATTTTCTTACGAGGGTTTTTAAGCCTGATTCCGGTTCTGATCGGAATCATCGGCGGATACCTGTTTGCCCTTACTCAAGGGATTGTCAACTTCCAGCCGGTGCTTGACGCGAAATGGTTTGCAGTGCCTGAATTTATCATTCCGTTCAAAGATTATTCACCGTCAGTTACGCTCGGCATCGCAGCCGCAATGGTTCCTGTCGCATTTGTCACAATGTCAGAGCATATCGGCCACCAAATGGTGCTGAGCAAGGTTGTCGGACAAGACTTCATTAAAAAGCCAGGTCTTCATCGCTCTATTATGGGTGACAGTGTGGCGACAATCCTCGCTTCCCTGATCGGCGGCCCTCCGACAACGACTTACGGAGAAAACATTGGCGTGCTGGCCATCACAAGAGTATTCAGCGTCTTTGTCATCGGGGGCGCGGCAGTGATTGCCCTTTGCTTCGGCTTTATCGGCAAAATTTCAGCGCTGATCAGTTCAGTGCCGT from Bacillus subtilis subsp. subtilis str. 168 encodes the following:
- the pyrP gene encoding uracil permease (Evidence 1c: Function from experimental evidences in the studied genus; PubMedId: 8206848, 15849754, 16850406; Product type t: transporter) — its product is MSKKKVNLGVRDVPTPFSWVSFSLQHLFAMFGSTILVPKLVGMSPAVALVTSGIGTLAYLLITKGQIPAYLGSSFAFISPIILVKATGGPGAAMVGAFLAGLVYGLIALLIRQLGTGWLMKILPPVVVGPVIIVIGLGLASTAVNMAMYADPNASELVYSLKHFSVAGVTLAITIICAIFLRGFLSLIPVLIGIIGGYLFALTQGIVNFQPVLDAKWFAVPEFIIPFKDYSPSVTLGIAAAMVPVAFVTMSEHIGHQMVLSKVVGQDFIKKPGLHRSIMGDSVATILASLIGGPPTTTYGENIGVLAITRVFSVFVIGGAAVIALCFGFIGKISALISSVPSAVMGGVSFLLFGIIASSGLRMLIDNKIDYENNRNLIITSVILVIGVGGAFIQVSQGGFQVSGMALAAIVGVILNLILPQAKEEQADTSEQHHI
- the pyrR gene encoding transcriptional attenuator and uracil phosphoribosyltransferase activity (Evidence 1a: Function from experimental evidences in the studied strain; PubMedId: 7798145, 9932459, 12482852, 15716449, 17322189, 18678934; Product type r : regulator); the protein is MNQKAVILDEQAIRRALTRIAHEMIERNKGMNNCILVGIKTRGIYLAKRLAERIEQIEGNPVTVGEIDITLYRDDLSKKTSNDEPLVKGADIPVDITDQKVILVDDVLYTGRTVRAGMDALVDVGRPSSIQLAVLVDRGHRELPIRADYIGKNIPTSKSEKVMVQLDEVDQNDLVAIYENE
- the ylyA gene encoding sporulation-related RNA polymerase-binding factor (Evidence 1a: Function from experimental evidences in the studied strain; PubMedId: 15496987, 23123912, 23678950; Product type cp: cell process), producing the protein MNDQLTAIYTELLLMKEELQSRLFEYSCFQVSTSPQAAINQKQKATLIYHIKEELQDVLLALSKIENGTFGYCEETGAPIPLAKLAVLPTARTANDFLYSVQFEKKTLPIWKSTDIEYGQALYE
- the rluD gene encoding pseudouridylate synthase (Evidence 2a: Function from experimental evidences in other organisms; PubMedId: 15078091, 15928344, 17188032, 17937767, 18032607, 20817755; Product type e : enzyme); the protein is MNQIDITASEEQKSERIDKFLASTENDWSRTQVQQWVKDGQVVVNGSAVKANYKIQPGDQVTVTVPEPEALDVLAEPMDLDIYYEDQDVLVVNKPRGMVVHPAPGHLTGTLVNGLMAHCTDLSGINGVMRPGIVHRIDKDTSGLLMVAKNDMAHESLVNQLVNKTVTRKYTAVVHGLISHDDGTIDAPIGRDKKDRQSMTVTRDGKNAVTHFHVLERFQDFTLVECQLETGRTHQIRVHMKYIGFPLAGDPKYGPRKTIDFNGQALHAGVLGFDHPRTGEYVEFEAPLPEDMAELIENLRKNG
- the lspA gene encoding signal peptidase II (Evidence 1a: Function from experimental evidences in the studied strain; PubMedId: 9880550, 9882689, 10497172, 15849754, 16850406; Product type e: enzyme), which translates into the protein MLYYMIALLIIAADQLTKWLVVKNMELGQSIPIIDQVFYITSHRNTGAAWGILAGQMWFFYLITTAVIIGIVYYIQRYTKGQRLLGVALGLMLGGAIGNFIDRAVRQEVVDFIHVIIVNYNYPIFNIADSSLCVGVMLLFIQMLLDSGKKKKEQ
- the ileS gene encoding isoleucyl-tRNA synthetase (Evidence 2a: Function from experimental evidences in other organisms; PubMedId: 12682299, 16697013, 17043414, 17095543, 28139725; Product type e: enzyme) — encoded protein: MDFKDTLLMPKTDFPMRGNLPNREPDIQKKWEEEDIYRLVQERTKDRPKFVLHDGPPYANGDIHMGHALNKILKDFIVRYKSMSGYNAPYVPGWDTHGLPIETALTKNKKVNRKEMSVAEFRKLCEEYAWKQIEGQREQFKRLGVRGDWENPYVTLKPEYEAQQIRVFGEMAKRGYIYKGLKPVNWSPSSESALAEAEIEYQDKRSASIYVAFGVKDGKGVLENGERIIIWTTTPWTIPANLGISVHPDLEYSVIAVGEDRFVVASALVENVASACGFDQYEVTRTVKGKDLENIIAEHPLYGRDSLVMLGEHVTTDAGTGCVHTAPGHGEDDFIIGQKYGLDVLCPVDEKGVMTSEAPGFEGMFYDDANKAITQQLDEKGALVKLEFITHSYPHDWRTKKPTIFRATAQWFASIKDFRSDLLDAIKETKWVPEWGEQRLHNMVRDRGDWCISRQRAWGVPIPVFYAENGEPVITDETIEHVSELFRQHGSNIWFEKEAKDLLPEGFTHPGSPNGTFTKEQDIMDVWFDSGSSHQAVLEERDDLVRPADLYLEGSDQYRGWFNSSLSTAVAVTGKAPYKGVLSHGFALDGEGRKMSKSIGNVVVPAKVMKQLGADILRLWVSSVDYQADVRVSDAILKQVAEVYRKIRNTFRFLHGNLFDFDPKTNAVAVEDLREVDQYMLIKLNKLIDKVKKAYDEYEFAVVYHSIHNFCTIELSSFYLDFAKDIVYIEHADHPDRRSMQTVFYETLLALVKLSAPILPHTADELWSHLTFVEEQSVQLTDMPETITVPNSEATEEKFDRFMALRDDVLKALETARNEKIIGKSLEANLKLYPNKENKELLASIKENLSQLFIVSELTISEENEAPNDAQSFATGKIAVEKAEGEMCERSRVISKDVGANPKYPTLSLRNAEIVEKYYQK